The region CGACCTAGATAATCGCGCGGCGGCGTCTCGCTGCTATTGTCTCACTCACATCTGCTCAAGATGAAAGCATTTGAAGAAGTCAAATGAAAATGCCGCAATGTAGCACCACCTACTGGCCAGAGGGGACTTCATGCAAAAACGCTTTTGCGTTGAGTATCGGTGGCCTCGGCCTCATGTCGATACCTGCTAGCGGTATTTGGCCATCCCTAAAAAGAAAAGAGTCAAATGGACCCTTTTCTGTTTCTACCGCAACCCCTCGCTCCTTTTTGAAAGaatgtgacctttgacctttcctGATCGTTTggcgttttttaattttttatttattttttccctgtGACGCGTTTCCTGGGCACTGGTGGCTGGATGTGCACTTTCATGTCCACTCAGGAAAGGAAAATGCTCCATTTTGGCTCAACAAATGGATCCCCACCCCCCAGAAATATATTCATATGTATGACCCCACTTGTCTGGCTACAGTATGTCATTGTGTGAGGCTCCAACAAACCAAGCTTATGTTACAACTTCTTAACGTTTCCCCCAGCAGCCTTTTCAAAGGTTTTGGCTCCCACCAGAATGTGAGCGTTTGAGTTCATGTCAAGTCGACCTTGATGGGTTCTCCGGAGCCAACGGCACGGCACGGCCGTGTCCCTTCATATCATGAGGACCGGGCTCATGTTAGCGTCGAGGCGACCTAGCGATGAGGAAAGAAATTCCAAAGCGACACAGAGTCCAAATTTGTTGgctttctttcagcagaaatgGTGGGAAATTCCCGAGACAACAATACAGTAAAAGTAGTCGCCCTCGAGAGACAACCCGAACAGGATTGGACACACTCTGTGCTATTGCTAGCTAGCTGTTCGTCTGCGCATCtaatttgcttttcatttgaaaCGTGCGCCGCACAAAAATTGCAGATATGTAAATTCATATTGGAATATACGCCTTTTAAAATCTTGATTCAATACAATTGCTGACGCTGTGTATtataaaaaaactaataattattgtgaatgaaaatgtcgcataaaaaaaaaatcaatggaaaCGGGAATTGACCTAATTCCACGCTTTCATGAgccgttagcattagcaactgtttttttggggggggttcaaaaTGGAGAAAACCCATCTTTTATTTGACAATTTGGGGCTGGGGGTAAAAATACACTAgaaatggatttgaatgattattaaacattgtattatattaaatatttgttaaaacatttttttaaatgtacatgaTTTCATGTCTTAATATAtgatggttgaaaaaaaataatacagtgtaTAGCGCAAATGAAGAACACTAAAAAgtgttgaagacattttttgtttaatatgtGGAAGACGGATGTCTcagtttaaaacatttttttttttgtaggttcaAATGAAACGGCAGACATTTTTGGTGACTTCTCAGGCTATCGtaaacaaaaagccaaagaaaatgcaaaacacGTGTGGCGTTGTCTCTGGGTTTTCAATTCCAATGAAGGCTGCCGGGGGAAAAGTTGGCGCGTATGCTTGGCTCCAAATGTCCAGTATGTAcaatgcgttaaaaaaaaaaaaaaaaaaatcatccaaattGATTGCGCTGACTTCCTGTGGCTCCCGGCTGCTGACATTCAAGTGACCTTACAGAAAACATTTGCAGGTGACGTCATTTCCATCTGGGACTTGTCAATAAAGCACATATGTGACACATTTGTTCGTGCAAAACCGTGGCGTCAAATCACTGCGTCTTTCTTGTGTTTTGGTCTCTCTGACACTTTTCAATGTGACTCTCTTCAGCCAGCAGGGAAACGCTTGAGATTAAACCCCGGTTGCTCTTTGGCTTCGGAGCTGCTCAGAGGTGGACTGAGGAGAAGGTCTCAAGGTGGCAGCAAGGTCAAAGACGCACACTTTCATCCAAACTTGGCCCGTCTGTCGCGGGATCACAAATGCTAATCTGATGAGATTTTGGTAAGGATGATAATCACTGAAATTCAAAGTTCACCGGTTACATGGTggtcttgttttgaaatgggaagGATTTGCTTCCGAGAACGTAACGAGTCTCAAAATTTGTTGGCagctaatttctttctttttttggggggggaggaatCAAATAattgattataaataaaataaaacaaatattaatACAGTTGTGCATATTTTAACAATTTCTATAGCAGTAAAAAGAAATTACTAAGTatgctatttttatttaactGGCTAATTGTAATTAGAAATGTtaccataaaaaaatgaatcgagtttgtttaatatataaatatacaaatattttGATTGAGATTGGATGCTCTGCCGATTCATAACCGTCAATTAAAAGCGATACCGTTACAGTCTGACCAAATGTCTATACttcatgaatttatttttagtgtttttgttattaaatggaaaaaaatgtctagtttaaatgttttatttgcaaaATTATGAATGAAAAGTACCTTTTTTGTATGCTTAAAGAGCAGCAATTCTCTATTTCCATTTAAAAGAATTATTCCTTATATCAATTGGTGCCTTTAGCTCGCTAGCTCAATCTCAAGTGTAtcgttttttcttttcaatagtCCAATCGAATTTTAGTCACAAATCAGATAAAAACGTTCCCCGATGCTAATTTGGTGATAGTAGTGCTTTGTCGCCCTCTAGCGGCCATCGGTATACGCCACCGCTTTGCGGTACGTCAAAAACTAATTCGGTTTCATTCATGAAAAAGAACCGAAAGTCCATTATGGGCGTACGCATTTTATTGAGTCACGAGCGACCACCAAATTTCGCTGCGTCCTTCTGACGGCAAACAAGGACGTCGATCTGTCATTGAGCGACTGTTTCGGTGGCATTAATGACAAAGTGcgaaaagcccccccccgcccgccccctccacacagtgcagttttttttttattaaaagcgACTCAGACGTTAATCTTCTCAGGAGGAACCCGCTGTGCCGTTCACGATGAATGCCCCTTTTCATTGCTGAGGAACTTTCAGAGTTCGGCCCCGAATGAGTCACTCTAAATATCTCGGGCGAAATATTTGGCTGGAAAATCTTGCGTGACCAGATTCTAAATGCAAATCCTTGTGGAACAGGACCAAGTTGGCAAACTCGTCGCTCGATAGAACGATTTCGTGACAGATCTCGCGTGAGGCGGTCAAAGTCGTTTCCGGTTTTAGTTGGACTTATTCGGGTGACGGATAAGAATGTTCACTGCCTGTCGAGTTTGACCCCGGACCTGGTCCTAAATCTGACCAGATGGTCCCTGGGCCGATTTTTGCgtacctttttttgggggggttagggCTTCCTCCTCCGTACGCGAGAAGGACGAGGCCTTCACATCTTGGTGACATCTGCGGCGTCGTGAACGTCCGCGCCCTGGaaggccaggttgtggatgccGATCTTGTGCTGGTTCACGCGATTGTCCTTCTTGTGTTGGTCGCGCAGCTGGAGCTCGGCGGCGGCTTTGCCCTCGAAGCAGCGGGCGCAGTGCGGCGTCGCCACCCGCACGCTTTTGGAAAAGTTGGAGAAATCCACGCGGTACTTGCCCGTCTTGGTTCGCGAGATGATGGGCAGGAAGCTGTGGCCCCACTGCATCTCCTGCGGGGTGTAGGAGGTGCGCACCTGGCAGACGGAGCTGGTGGACTCGGCCGTGCCGTCCAGGAAGACCACCAGCTCAAAGTCCTGATGGGGCAGCGTGTCGGCCGAGATCTCGTAGAAGGGGCTGGCCCGCTCGATCACGTGGTAGAGCGTGAGGGGGCAGATGAAGAAGAGGTTGTCCTTGCCGGCGTCCACCGTGAAGTGGATGTCCAGCTGGTCCAGGATGAGGGTCTCGCCgtcggcggtggtggtggtcttGAGGAGCTTCCCGTAGATCTGGCTGCCGATCAGGAGCGTCTTGCGCAGGTTGGCCACGCGGATCTGCAGGCAGAGCTTGCCGTTCTTCAGGCAGATGACGGCGGCGTCGCTGAAGCTCACCGTCTTGGCGCGTCTCTTGGGCAGGGAGATTTTGGCCAGGATGACGCCGCACATGAAGCTGTTGATGAAGACGCCCGCCATGGACTGCAGGATGATGAGCGCCACCGTGCCGGCGCAGCGGCCCGTCGGGGCCCGCCCGCCGTAGCCGATGGTGGTCTGCGTCTCCAGCGAGTAGAGGAAGGCGGTGGTCAGGCTGTTGACGTTGGCGATGCACATGCTGTGGTTGCTGCGCCGCGGCGCCGACATGTCGCCGTTGCTGCGGGCGATCCAGTACCACAGCAGGCTGAAGATGAACCAGCTCCCGATGAAGGACGCCACGAACAGAAGCAGCACGAAGCGCCAACGGATCTCCACAAAGGTGGTCCACATGTCCACCAGGTAAGCCAGGTGCTTGCCGGCCTCCCTGTTGCCAAACTCGATGTTGCAGCGGCCATCTTTGGTCACCAGGCGGCTTTTGCGACCCGGGTGCACCTTTGGCTGGGTGTGACCCTGGAACCACTGGAACATCCTGCAAATACCTTGCGGGGGGGCAGGAGTGGGGATTAGATGAGCGGAACGCGTCTTGGTGCCGTGGCAACAATTTCCAGTGTGTTGAGGAGCTCggtttagacaaaagtagtgctttgcaaGCCGTCGGGTGGCACGATCGGCCAATTGTATAGGtcatgattgggggggggggggaatgactatacgggttctttttggaacgatAAGAGACCGTACGGTTGTTGAATTCGTGCAACGTTCAATTTCCGGATATCCGAGTGCAGGGTGAATGTTGCCAAATCAGAAATCTGCGCcgtttttgatgaacacttgtGGGGGCCCGTGCGCGACGCCATTTTGCTGCTACGCTGagaggattattattattattattgtaactcaacttacattattattattactccgAAGCGTATTGGGCCAGGTGCCGAACGCAAGAATGTCTCATTTTTGGGCGTGTGTCTGGCAACCGCCAGGACTACTTCCGGCTCACGCTGGAGTTTACCTGCCATGCGCGCTCCCTTGCTACGGATAAGGACGAGCTGGGAGCCGCGAGACGGCGTCCACACTTTCATTCTTATGGGCCCGAAAGTGCCGTGAAAAGTCAGGACGGCCGTTGCGGGAATCGCCTCGGCGTCGCCGAAGACCTTCGTCTTTGGACGTCCGAACGTGACGTCATCGCGCGTGCCTTGATCAAGACGACGAGCATGCGAAGTTGACGAGTTGACGATGGCGACTAGGGACCCTGAAAACGGGCTGCGGGacaagttttttgggggggggattaaaaaaaaatcacccccccgccccctcaaaatTGGGAATGACGGACTCAAACCCCGGACTTCTTCTAATCACCGTATCGCCCAAtcgtttcatttaaaaaaatttttaaaaaacggattTTACTTGAATGCATCATTTCACTTTGACGTTCGTTTCTAAAAAAACGATCAAAGCCACAATTTAGCACTCGCTAACAAATACTGCAATTGTGACTTGTTCAAATATTAGTTGAAATAACAATGGACTAGTTAGTACTGAATatgtctaaaaacaaaaaagcacaaAGGTTGAAAGAGCCCGAGAAATGCGTTACTTTTTGCGATACGCCGAACTCATCTAAATTCGCAGTCCACACGCATGAATCCAAAtggagcttctttttttttttttttttaataggcgcGAATGTTTGCTTTCTGCTACTGGGCATTTTGCGCTACCCGATCATCGGATTAAAAAAGGAAGCGGGGAGTCCCAATTAACCTGCAACTACCAAAATGAAACCCTTCAGACTGTTCTTGACGAGCTAGCGCGGAAATCTCGACTGTTTATCATTTATGTTAAATTTCCGATTCAGCGAGCACCAAAAAGTTTGCACGACAGCGGTGCGAATGTAAAGTTGATCGTTGAAACCGTTGCCAAGGTCAAGTGCAGCGGTCGAACTTTCCCGgcgcattgagaaaaaaataagttttgTTTGCGCATACCTGAGTGCGGCCTCGTGCCTTCCGTCGCTGCCTTTCTTCCAGCAAATGGCCAACTGGGCAACGATTTTAAGACACACTGCAATGTCCTAATCCCAGCCACATGCCAGCAGCGCCTACGGTGGACCGATTACATGCGCACCAACCAGACCGGTGGTTGggggacgtggggggggggttgcctcacccccaccccctcttccaCACTCCATCGTCACCAGCGAAAATATTGCTTCTTCCTGTGTGCCGTGAATGGAACTTGGTTGACAAATTCTCCCCATCCTCGATTCAAGATAAGGTTCTACCATGAGgacatcaacccccccccccccccccccccctctgcaaaaaaaaaaactaaagatcCTCTTCTCTTCAGATAGACTCCACGTCGGTGGGCCGGACGCCTGTCACGTCAACGGCTCTCGGCTTCCAATTTCGGTGGCGGAGATGATTCGGAAACGGCGGGGATAGGAAGTCCCTCAGCTGTTGAAAGGAGAACGGACGGCGCCGGCGGGGGGTGAGCCGAACCGCGGcgtgaaaagatgatcccgTCCCAAACGGGACCAGGGAGACCCGACAAACACTCTTTGGTGAAAACTTTATTCggcgtggggtttttttctctcaaaatgtCGGCAGCTAGATCAGCTGTGACTCATTTGTAAAATCATATTAACAGTACTTAGCTCAGCCTTGCTGCTGATTTTATTGGCCCAATACTGGCAAGCCGATCATAAAATCGAATCTCTTTCCCTGAAATTGGCCTCAAATATATTGGCAAGTTTTTGGGGTTCATtagggctcccccccccctgttaAATATTTGAAGAATCAACAATTCCAGCACTGATTTAATCGAGGCACGTGGGAAGAGCTGGAAATATTTTGTCCTCCTGCGGGATCTGCGCCGACTAGATAATGTTGCTCTCCAAGAGGGGCTCGCGTTCGGCGATGCGGCGGAAGCCGAGGCGGCTCAGGTCCAGCGTGGCGAAGCCCCCGTCCAGGATGAGCTCGGCGACGGCGCGGCCCACGGCGGGCGAGTGCTGCAGGCCGTGGCCGCTGAAGCCCGTGGCCATGTACATGTTGCTGACCAGCGGGTGCGTGCCCACGATGCCGTTCTGGTCCAAGGTGTTGTAGTCGTAGTAGCCCGCCCACGCGCTCCTCACCTGGCCCACAAGCGGCCAAAGGCAAATCAGCGCCTCGCATTTGGGCGGCGGCTTTTTTGCCCAGCCGCGGCTTACCTTCAGTTTCTCAAAAGCGGGAACGCGATGGGCCAGTTGGGGCCAAATTCGGTCCTGGAAGAACTGGTGGTCCACGTGGAGATCGGCGACATCCGGCTCCTCTCCCTGACgccacacagagtcgcgctttGATTACGCTTGGGTCCTTCACGCCCGATCCTCCCATTTTCTTGCCGATCGCTAAGCAAGAACTTGTCCGCGATGGCCGACCGCCCGAGTTCTTTGGCCCTTGAGACCTTTTTTGACGTGGCCCAAAACCGCTGCCAAACCTCCGAATGACCTTTTGGCCCAAATGCAAAACTTTGACTGGGAACGAATTGCGCAAGTTGTCCAAACCTCGTCGGGCGACTTGCCGGCGATGTAGTTGCCTCCGAGCCCCTCCCTCCTGAAGTAAACGCCCGAGTGGTCGATGAGGAAGGGCGTGTCCAGTCCGGGCCCCTCGGGACAATGGAACACATAGATGAACCTGAAACGCGGTCCCAAAATGCACCGTCGACCACATTGCGCAcaattgactcttttttttcttcttgtcaccTTTTCCTCGGTTCCACGGGGAGCGGGATTCCCGCCAGCGTGTCGGGGGGTCCGAGCCCCACTCCCAGCATGCGGGCCACCTCGGCCGAGAAGTGCCCGGCCGCGTTGACCACGACGGCGCACTCCACCGGCTGGTACTCCAAACTGCGAGGCATCCGCACCTGACGGTTTTTTTGAGCCCAGCGGGCTGAAGGTTTGTCAACGCGCGGGAGAATCTTGCGCTTCGTTCGTTTCGTCGGCGCTCACTTGAACCGATTTGATCCGCCGCAGCTCCAAACGCTCGCCGTCCTCGGTCGTGGCCTCGTTGGAGGTAAATTTGAAAcctgggggggggaaggggacACCACGTTGACACCGAGACACCCGCCTCGCGGCTCCTTTCACGTGTTGCGGCGAGCGCTCGGCCCCCACCGGTGACTTCTCCGCGACACTGGACCACGCCCATGGAGAGGGCCTTCCTCCTGAAGGCGTTGAGCAAAGACCACGGGTCCAACCAGCCCTCGTTCTCCACACCTCAACGCACACACGCCGGCGCCGCAGTTAGGACCGGGCAATTCTCTCCGACACATTTTTCGATCGATTCAAATGATTGAGCGCTTAACGCTCGAATGGAGATTTTTCCGATCGTCAACGATCGGGGAAATGGAATCGAAGGCTTTGACGACGGGCGTACTCACCATAGGAGGCAAGCGCCACATCTCGCGCGTTCATCCAGGGAAACTTCTCTCGGAGTTGCGTCGGCGACAGAAGCGACACTTGTGCCCCGGCAGCCCTtgccaaagacaaaaataaataaatttttaaaaacgggGGCCAAAGTTCAACCGCACAAACGCAGAAGGCGAGCCGCTCTACTTCTGCGTCTTGTAGTTCCCCTCCAAGACGTGCGCCCCCTTGTGGCTGGCCAGGAACATGTAGCCGGCGTGGTTGAAGTGGACATCAATGGCGTCCTCGTTGGGCACGCCCAAGTGCTCCTGCGGAACGGGACGGGACGGGACTCCCCTTTTTACTCGCTCGCCAGACCCGCGAAGCGGCCGCGTTGGCCGCCGGTGATGCCGAC is a window of Hippocampus zosterae strain Florida chromosome 16, ASM2543408v3, whole genome shotgun sequence DNA encoding:
- the foxred1 gene encoding FAD-dependent oxidoreductase domain-containing protein 1, which codes for MLTWRSLRANARTLRLLLTFRRVAPCGLVPFRRSLSIGTPLRNDFFKDLEAKLAAARRKVADAAPGSAWSPLEINPNLPPERTDIVIVGGGVVGWSVAYWLKKKEGIRGGLKVVVVEKDMTYSQASSVLSAGGIRQQFSLPENIRLSLASADFLRNINEHLGVPNEDAIDVHFNHAGYMFLASHKGAHVLEGNYKTQKAAGAQVSLLSPTQLREKFPWMNARDVALASYGVENEGWLDPWSLLNAFRRKALSMGVVQCRGEVTGFKFTSNEATTEDGERLELRRIKSVQVRMPRSLEYQPVECAVVVNAAGHFSAEVARMLGVGLGPPDTLAGIPLPVEPRKRFIYVFHCPEGPGLDTPFLIDHSGVYFRREGLGGNYIAGKSPDEGEEPDVADLHVDHQFFQDRIWPQLAHRVPAFEKLKVRSAWAGYYDYNTLDQNGIVGTHPLVSNMYMATGFSGHGLQHSPAVGRAVAELILDGGFATLDLSRLGFRRIAEREPLLESNII
- the LOC127587963 gene encoding ATP-sensitive inward rectifier potassium channel 1-like isoform X2, whose translation is MFQWFQGHTQPKVHPGRKSRLVTKDGRCNIEFGNREAGKHLAYLVDMWTTFVEIRWRFVLLLFVASFIGSWFIFSLLWYWIARSNGDMSAPRRSNHSMCIANVNSLTTAFLYSLETQTTIGYGGRAPTGRCAGTVALIILQSMAGVFINSFMCGVILAKISLPKRRAKTVSFSDAAVICLKNGKLCLQIRVANLRKTLLIGSQIYGKLLKTTTTADGETLILDQLDIHFTVDAGKDNLFFICPLTLYHVIERASPFYEISADTLPHQDFELVVFLDGTAESTSSVCQVRTSYTPQEMQWGHSFLPIISRTKTGKYRVDFSNFSKSVRVATPHCARCFEGKAAAELQLRDQHKKDNRVNQHKIGIHNLAFQGADVHDAADVTKM
- the LOC127587963 gene encoding ATP-sensitive inward rectifier potassium channel 1-like isoform X1; this translates as MKVWTPSRGSQLVLIRSKGARMAGICRMFQWFQGHTQPKVHPGRKSRLVTKDGRCNIEFGNREAGKHLAYLVDMWTTFVEIRWRFVLLLFVASFIGSWFIFSLLWYWIARSNGDMSAPRRSNHSMCIANVNSLTTAFLYSLETQTTIGYGGRAPTGRCAGTVALIILQSMAGVFINSFMCGVILAKISLPKRRAKTVSFSDAAVICLKNGKLCLQIRVANLRKTLLIGSQIYGKLLKTTTTADGETLILDQLDIHFTVDAGKDNLFFICPLTLYHVIERASPFYEISADTLPHQDFELVVFLDGTAESTSSVCQVRTSYTPQEMQWGHSFLPIISRTKTGKYRVDFSNFSKSVRVATPHCARCFEGKAAAELQLRDQHKKDNRVNQHKIGIHNLAFQGADVHDAADVTKM